From one Brachypodium distachyon strain Bd21 chromosome 4, Brachypodium_distachyon_v3.0, whole genome shotgun sequence genomic stretch:
- the LOC100821959 gene encoding heavy metal-associated isoprenylated plant protein 41 isoform X1 produces MTRRGRKGKGVKWLKHYSSAQSILIIGDGDFSFSMALATAFGSGANLVATSLDSYEALICKYSEAESNVMELKITGATVLHGVNAKKMKSHTYLKTRQFDRIVFNFPHAGFKAKDYKEVQMVSLHKVLVKGFLANARCLLHPYGEIHISHKIGYPYDEWNLEQLASESSLTMIKKVKFQKEDYPGYNQKRGDGAKCNRSFPLGECCTFQFCIKSEEPEEETPLVCLVAALANVNLSQSHRNYVTV; encoded by the exons ATGACGAGGCGGggaaggaaggggaagggggtGAAGTGGCTGAAGCACTACTCATCGGCGCAGAGCATACTCATCATCGGAGATGGGGACTTCTCCTTTTCGATGGCGCTAGCCACAGCATTTGGCTCCGGTGCCAACCTCGTCGCGACATCACTCGATTCCTACG AGGCTCTTATTTGCAAGTATTCCGAAGCAGAATCAAATGTCATGGAGCTGAAAATAACGGGGGCCACGGTTTTGCATGGTGTCAATGCAAAAAAGATGAAGTCTCACACTTACCTGAAGACAAGACAGTTCGACCGTATTGTCTTTAATTTTCCACATGCTGGATTCAAAGCAAAAGATTACAAAGAGGTTCAAATGGTCAG CTTGCACAAGGTTCTGGTGAAGGGTTTTCTTGCCAATGCGCGGTGCCTGCTTCACCCTTATGGTGAAATCCACATCAGCCATAAGATTGGATATCCTTACGACGAGTGGAATTTAGAGCAGCTCGCCTCTGAGTCTTCTCTTACTATGATCAAGAAAGTTAAGTTTCAAAAAGAAGACTACCCTGGCTATAATCAGAAGAGAGGGGATGGTGCTAAGTGTAATCGATCTTTTCCTCTTGGTGAATGCTGCACTTTCCAGTTCTGCATAAAAAGTGAAGAACCTGAAGAGGAAACTCCATTGGTTTGTCTTGTTGCTGCATTGGCCAATGTAAACTTGTCTCAGAGTCACCGCAATTATGTGACCGTGTGA
- the LOC100821959 gene encoding heavy metal-associated isoprenylated plant protein 41 isoform X2, with amino-acid sequence MTRRGRKGKGVKWLKHYSSAQSILIIGDGDFSFSMALATAFGSGANLVATSLDSYESNVMELKITGATVLHGVNAKKMKSHTYLKTRQFDRIVFNFPHAGFKAKDYKEVQMVSLHKVLVKGFLANARCLLHPYGEIHISHKIGYPYDEWNLEQLASESSLTMIKKVKFQKEDYPGYNQKRGDGAKCNRSFPLGECCTFQFCIKSEEPEEETPLVCLVAALANVNLSQSHRNYVTV; translated from the exons ATGACGAGGCGGggaaggaaggggaagggggtGAAGTGGCTGAAGCACTACTCATCGGCGCAGAGCATACTCATCATCGGAGATGGGGACTTCTCCTTTTCGATGGCGCTAGCCACAGCATTTGGCTCCGGTGCCAACCTCGTCGCGACATCACTCGATTCCTACG AATCAAATGTCATGGAGCTGAAAATAACGGGGGCCACGGTTTTGCATGGTGTCAATGCAAAAAAGATGAAGTCTCACACTTACCTGAAGACAAGACAGTTCGACCGTATTGTCTTTAATTTTCCACATGCTGGATTCAAAGCAAAAGATTACAAAGAGGTTCAAATGGTCAG CTTGCACAAGGTTCTGGTGAAGGGTTTTCTTGCCAATGCGCGGTGCCTGCTTCACCCTTATGGTGAAATCCACATCAGCCATAAGATTGGATATCCTTACGACGAGTGGAATTTAGAGCAGCTCGCCTCTGAGTCTTCTCTTACTATGATCAAGAAAGTTAAGTTTCAAAAAGAAGACTACCCTGGCTATAATCAGAAGAGAGGGGATGGTGCTAAGTGTAATCGATCTTTTCCTCTTGGTGAATGCTGCACTTTCCAGTTCTGCATAAAAAGTGAAGAACCTGAAGAGGAAACTCCATTGGTTTGTCTTGTTGCTGCATTGGCCAATGTAAACTTGTCTCAGAGTCACCGCAATTATGTGACCGTGTGA
- the LOC100822267 gene encoding heavy metal-associated isoprenylated plant protein 41, which produces MQSITVAANDEAAGAKWLKHYSSAQSILVVGDGDFSFSLSLATAFGSGDNLVATSLDTYVLLNFWTADLGIKYGNALSNVSELERMGATVMHGVDVTQMDPPRDLLLRLFDRIVFNLPHAGFNGREDNKVMISLHQELVRGFFRWARGRIWPDGEIHVTHKTKHPYWIWDIEKLASDSSLALIDKVPFDKKDYPGYNQKRGDGWRCDQDFPIEDCCTFKFGVQQKSATIDFSSFFYTGL; this is translated from the exons ATGCAGTCGATCACCGTGGCGGCGAACGATGAGGCGGCCGGGGCCAAATGGCTGAAACACTACTCCTCGGCGCAGAGCATACTGGTCGTCGGAGACGGGGACTTTTccttctcgctctcgctcgcCACCGCCTTCGGCTCCGGCGACAACCTCGTTGCCACGTCCCTCGACACCTACG ttcttctaaatttcTGGACAGCGGATCTGGGTATCAAGTACGGCAACGCGCTGTCTAATGTATCGGAGCTGGAGAGGATGGGCGCCACGGTTATGCACGGCGTGGACGTGACACAAATGGATCCTCCCCGCGATCTGCTCCTGAGATTGTTTGATCGGATCGTCTTCAATTTGCCTCACGCCGGGTTCAATGGGCGCGAGGACAACAAGGTTATGATCAG CTTGCATCAGGAGCTGGTGAGAGGCTTCTTCCGCTGGGCGCGAGGCAGGATCTGGCCTGACGGCGAGATCCACGTCACCCACAAGACCAAGCATCCCTACTGGATTTGGGACATCGAGAAGCTAGCCTCCGACTCCTCGCTCGCATTGATCGACAAAGTTCCGTTTGATAAAAAGGACTACCCAGGTTATAACCAGAAGAGAGGAGATGGCTGGAGGTGCGATCAAGACTTCCCTATAGAGGACTGCTGCACCTTCAAGTTCGGCGTCCAACAAAAATCGGCAACCATcgatttctcttcttttttctacaCCGGCCTCTGA